From the Solanum pennellii chromosome 4, SPENNV200 genome, one window contains:
- the LOC107015941 gene encoding protein DA1 isoform X1 — MGGKSVAENEPIAFHLMGWLNKIFRGSSHKVSEGQYDWRCEGHTEEDDPSTAEDSWSEIEEIDRAIAISLSEEEQKGKVVIDSESQLKEDEQLARALQESLNVESPPQHVSRNDHGGGNVYGNGNFYHPVPFPYSASFRVCAGCSTEIGHGRFLSCMGAVWHPECFRCHACNQPISDYEFSMSGNYPYHKTCYKEHYHPKCDVCKHFIPTNAAGLIEYRAHPFWSQKYCPFHEHDGTPRCCSCERMEPRDTRYIALDDGRKLCLECLDSAIMDTSQCQPLYYDIQEFYEGLNMKVEQKVPLLLVERQALNEAMDGERHGYHHMPETRGLCLSEEQTISTIQRRPRIGAGNRVMDMRTEPYKLTRRCEVTAILILYGLPRLLTGSILAHEMMHAWLRLRGYRTLSQDVEEGICQVLAHMWLETQIASISSSNGGASTSSGMSSSKQGIRSPFERKLGDFFKHQIESDTSPIYGNGFRAGNQAVLKYGLERTLDHIRMTGTFPY; from the exons ATGGGTG GTAAAAGTGTTGCCGAGAATGAACCAATAGCATTTCACCTCATGGGCTGGTTGAACAAAATTTTTAGAGGTTCTAGCCATAAAGTTTCGGAAGGCCAATATGACTGGAGATGTGAAGGACATACAGAGGAGGATGACCCATCTACAGCAGAG GACTCTTGGTCAGAGATTGAAGAAATAGATCGAGCTATTGCTATATCTCTCTCGGAGGAGGAACAGAAAGGGAAAGTTGTGATTG ATAGTGAATCACAACTGAAAGAAGATGAACAACTTGCAAGAGCTCTGCAGGAAAGCTTGAATGTTGAATCTCCACCTCAGCATGTAAGCAGAAATGATCACGGAGGCGGGAATGTATACGGGAATGGAAACTTCTATCATCCAGTACCTTTCCCATATTCTGCAAGCTTTAG GGTATGTGCAGGTTGCAGCACTGAAATAGGTCATGGACGATTTTTGAGTTGCATGGGAGCGGTATGGCATCCAGAGTGCTTTAGATGCCATGCCTGTAACCAGCCAATATCTGATTATGAG TTCTCAATGTCTGGGAACTATCCCTATCACAAAACATGCTACAAGGAGCATTATCACCCGAAATGTGATGTGTGCAAACACTTT ATTCCAACAAATGCAGCTGGGCTTATTGAATACAGAGCACATCCATTTTGGTCCCAGAAGTATTGTCCTTTTCATGAGCATGATGGAACACCCCGTTGCTGTAGCTGTGAGCGAATGGAG CCACGGGATACAAGATATATTGCCCTTGATGATGGTCGAAAGCTCTGTCTAGAGTGCTTGGACTCTGCGATAATGGATACGAGTCAGTGTCAGCCCCTTTATTATGATATACAAGAATTCTATGAAGGGCTAAATATGAAAGTGGAGCAGAAAGTTCCTTTGCTTCTGGTTGAGAGACAAGCATTGAATGAGGCTATGGATGGAGAGAGACAT GGTTATCACCACATGCCCGAGACAAGAGGACTTTGCCTTTCCGAGGAACAAACTATCAGCACT ATACAAAGACGGCCAAGAATAGGAGCTGGAAATCGGGTTATGGACATGAGAACGGAACCTTATAAATTGACACGCCGCTGTGAAGTGACTGCAATTCTTATTTTATATGGTCTACCAAG GTTGCTGACTGGGTCAATACTTGCGCATGAGATGATGCATGCGTGGCTTCGACTAAGAG GTTATCGAACTCTTAGCCAAGACGTTGAAGAAGGCATTTGCCAGGTACTAGCACATATGTGGTTAGAAACCCAAATTGCATCCATATCAAGCAGCAATGGAGGGGCTTCAACCTCATCAGGCATGTCATCATCAAAGCAGGGGATTAGATCTCCTTTCGAGAGGAAACTCGGGGATTTTTTCAAACACCAGATTGAATCAGACACTTCACCAATTTATGGAAACGGATTCAGAGCTGGTAACCAAGCAGTGCTTAAGTACGGACTAGAAAGGACGTTGGATCATATTCGGATGACAGGAACCTTTCCTTATTAA
- the LOC107015941 gene encoding protein DA1 isoform X2 → MGWLNKIFRGSSHKVSEGQYDWRCEGHTEEDDPSTAEDSWSEIEEIDRAIAISLSEEEQKGKVVIDSESQLKEDEQLARALQESLNVESPPQHVSRNDHGGGNVYGNGNFYHPVPFPYSASFRVCAGCSTEIGHGRFLSCMGAVWHPECFRCHACNQPISDYEFSMSGNYPYHKTCYKEHYHPKCDVCKHFIPTNAAGLIEYRAHPFWSQKYCPFHEHDGTPRCCSCERMEPRDTRYIALDDGRKLCLECLDSAIMDTSQCQPLYYDIQEFYEGLNMKVEQKVPLLLVERQALNEAMDGERHGYHHMPETRGLCLSEEQTISTIQRRPRIGAGNRVMDMRTEPYKLTRRCEVTAILILYGLPRLLTGSILAHEMMHAWLRLRGYRTLSQDVEEGICQVLAHMWLETQIASISSSNGGASTSSGMSSSKQGIRSPFERKLGDFFKHQIESDTSPIYGNGFRAGNQAVLKYGLERTLDHIRMTGTFPY, encoded by the exons ATGGGCTGGTTGAACAAAATTTTTAGAGGTTCTAGCCATAAAGTTTCGGAAGGCCAATATGACTGGAGATGTGAAGGACATACAGAGGAGGATGACCCATCTACAGCAGAG GACTCTTGGTCAGAGATTGAAGAAATAGATCGAGCTATTGCTATATCTCTCTCGGAGGAGGAACAGAAAGGGAAAGTTGTGATTG ATAGTGAATCACAACTGAAAGAAGATGAACAACTTGCAAGAGCTCTGCAGGAAAGCTTGAATGTTGAATCTCCACCTCAGCATGTAAGCAGAAATGATCACGGAGGCGGGAATGTATACGGGAATGGAAACTTCTATCATCCAGTACCTTTCCCATATTCTGCAAGCTTTAG GGTATGTGCAGGTTGCAGCACTGAAATAGGTCATGGACGATTTTTGAGTTGCATGGGAGCGGTATGGCATCCAGAGTGCTTTAGATGCCATGCCTGTAACCAGCCAATATCTGATTATGAG TTCTCAATGTCTGGGAACTATCCCTATCACAAAACATGCTACAAGGAGCATTATCACCCGAAATGTGATGTGTGCAAACACTTT ATTCCAACAAATGCAGCTGGGCTTATTGAATACAGAGCACATCCATTTTGGTCCCAGAAGTATTGTCCTTTTCATGAGCATGATGGAACACCCCGTTGCTGTAGCTGTGAGCGAATGGAG CCACGGGATACAAGATATATTGCCCTTGATGATGGTCGAAAGCTCTGTCTAGAGTGCTTGGACTCTGCGATAATGGATACGAGTCAGTGTCAGCCCCTTTATTATGATATACAAGAATTCTATGAAGGGCTAAATATGAAAGTGGAGCAGAAAGTTCCTTTGCTTCTGGTTGAGAGACAAGCATTGAATGAGGCTATGGATGGAGAGAGACAT GGTTATCACCACATGCCCGAGACAAGAGGACTTTGCCTTTCCGAGGAACAAACTATCAGCACT ATACAAAGACGGCCAAGAATAGGAGCTGGAAATCGGGTTATGGACATGAGAACGGAACCTTATAAATTGACACGCCGCTGTGAAGTGACTGCAATTCTTATTTTATATGGTCTACCAAG GTTGCTGACTGGGTCAATACTTGCGCATGAGATGATGCATGCGTGGCTTCGACTAAGAG GTTATCGAACTCTTAGCCAAGACGTTGAAGAAGGCATTTGCCAGGTACTAGCACATATGTGGTTAGAAACCCAAATTGCATCCATATCAAGCAGCAATGGAGGGGCTTCAACCTCATCAGGCATGTCATCATCAAAGCAGGGGATTAGATCTCCTTTCGAGAGGAAACTCGGGGATTTTTTCAAACACCAGATTGAATCAGACACTTCACCAATTTATGGAAACGGATTCAGAGCTGGTAACCAAGCAGTGCTTAAGTACGGACTAGAAAGGACGTTGGATCATATTCGGATGACAGGAACCTTTCCTTATTAA
- the LOC107016162 gene encoding putative pentatricopeptide repeat-containing protein At1g19290: MAATVKVAKPILCTCHLQLRYATHSPATNRPHELADKICRLLILRRYAAVDSLKFDFSNNLVDSVLVKLKLHPDASLHFFKLASGRQFFRPHVVSYCRIVHILSRGRMFDEARFYLSELLELSRNKKPVSFFWDELVTVYREFKFSPTVFDMVLKIYAKKGLVKNALYVFDNMPKCGRVPSLGSCNSLLNSLVKKGDFFTVFSVYDQMIKMGFSPDIYTCTIMVNAYCKDGKIDKAEIFVEEIEKMGLELSIATYHSLINGYVEKKDLKGVERVLRVIDKRGISRNIVTFTLLIKVYCRLCKMEEAEKVFREMKEVDEQVYVVLIDGFCQMGKMDDALRIQDELLRSGFNMNLFICNSLINGYCKAGKISNAEQVVRSMIDWTLQPDSYSYHTLLDGYCREGLMQNAFNLCDEMIQSGINPTVVTYNTLLKGLSREGAIADALHLWNLMLKRGVIPDAVGYSTLLDLFLNMGEFEKALVLWKHILARGHHTKSRILLNTMLKGFCKMGKMVEAELLFNKMEEFGCSPDGVTYRTLSDGYCKAGEIEKALKLKDVMELQNIPASVENFNSLISGLIKAGMFSKVKDLLSEMHDRELAPNVVTYGALIAGWFKEGLPEKVFKTYFDMRENGLNPNVIIVSSIVNGLYKLGRTDDANMLLQKILDVKLYPDLKHIYGFSNVKTGLPDTQKIADSLDGNATKCVVPNNVLYNIVVAGLCKLGKIDDARDVMNHFSLKGFTPDEFTYCTLVHGMSSVGKVNEAFNLRDEMITKDLVPNIAVYNALINGLCKAGNIERALSLFNKLHSKGLSPNVITFNTLIDGYYKIGKTSKAVQLLKRMTEEENLLS, translated from the coding sequence ATGGCGGCGACAGTAAAAGTAGCAAAACCAATTCTCTGTACTTGTCATCTCCAGCTCCGATATGCCACCCATTCTCCGGCGACTAACCGACCACACGAACTCGCTGATAAAATTTGCCGTCTTTTGATTCTCCGGCGTTATGCAGCGGTAGACAGTCTCAAATTCGATTTCTCCAACAATCTTGTCGACTCTGTTCTTGTAAAACTCAAACTTCATCCTGATGCTTCATTGCATTTCTTCAAATTAGCTTCAGGGCGACAATTTTTTAGACCCCATGTAGTATCTTACTGCAGGATAGTTCATATACTATCCAGAGGGAGAATGTTCGATGAAGCTAGGTTTTATTTATCGGAGCTTCTAGAACTTTCTAGAAATAAGAAACCTGTGTCGTTTTTTTGGGACGAATTAGTGACAGTATACAGAGAGTTCAAGTTTTCTCCTACAGTTTTTGATATGGTTTTGAAAATCTATGCGAAAAAGGGGTTGGTCAAGAATGCATTGTACGTGTTTGATAATATGCCTAAGTGTGGTCGTGTGCCTAGTTTGGGTTCTTGTAATAGTTTGTTGAATAGTTTGGTGAAAAAAGGTGATTTTTTTACTGTGTTTTCTGTATATGATCAGATGATAAAGATGGGGTTCTCTCCTGATATATATACTTGTACCATAATGGTTAATGCGTATTGTAAGGATGGGAAGATTGACAAAGCTGAAATTTTTGTTGAAGAAATTGAGAAGATGGGTTTAGAGTTGAGTATTGCTACTTATCATAGTTTGATTAATGGGTATGTGGAGAAAAAGGATCTTAAGGGTGTCGAAAGAGTGTTGAGGGTGATAGATAAAAGAGGAATTTCAAGAAATATAGTTACGTTCACGTTATTGATTAAGGTTTATTGCAGGCTGTGTAAGATGGAAGAAGCAGAGAAAGTGTTCAGAGAAATGAAGGAGGTGGATGAGCAGGTGTATGTCGTGTTAATTGATGGGTTTTGTCAGATGGGGAAAATGGATGATGCGCTTAGGATCCAGGATGAGTTGCTGAGATCAGGGTTTAACATGAATCTGTTTATCTGTAATTCCTTGATAAATGGATACTGCAAAGCTGGTAAAATAAGCAATGCCGAACAGGTTGTTAGGAGCATGATCGACTGGACTCTTCAACCTGATTCTTATAGTTATCATACCCTTTTAGATGGTTATTGTAGGGAAGGACTGATGCAAAATGCATTCAACCTCTGTGATGAGATGATTCAAAGTGGTATCAATCCAACAGTTGTCACTTACAACACTCTGCTAAAAGGATTAAGTCGAGAAGGGGCCATTGCTGATGCTTTGCATCTTTGGAATTTGATGCTTAAAAGAGGTGTTATTCCTGATGCAGTTGGATATAGTACTCTCTTAGATTTATTTCTTAACATGGGAGAATTTGAAAAGGCTTTGGTCTTGTGGAAACATATTCTAGCAAGAGGGCACCACACCAAAAGCAGGATTCTTCTAAATACAATGCTCAAAGGGTTCTGTAAGATGGGGAAAATGGTTGAAGCCGAGCTCCTTTTTAACAAAATGGAGGAGTTTGGCTGTTCTCCGGATGGAGTAACTTATAGGACCCTAAGTGATGGGTATTGTAAAGCAGGAGAGATTGAAAAGGCTTTAAAATTAAAGGATGTCATGGAACTGCAGAATATTCCTGCTTcggttgaaaattttaattcacttATTAGTGGACTTATAAAGGCTGGAATGTTTAGCAAAGTCAAAGATCTTCTTAGTGAAATGCATGATAGGGAATTAGCCCCTAATGTTGTTACATATGGAGCCCTTATTGCTGGTTGGTTTAAAGAAGGATTGCCTGAGaaagtttttaaaacatattttgatATGAGAGAGAACGGATTGAATCCAAATGTCATAATAGTTAGCTCTATTGTTAATGGATTATACAAACTTGGTAGAACAGATGATGCTAATATGCTCCTGCAGAAAATACTGGATGTAAAGTTGTATCCCGACCTGAAACACATTTACGGTTTCTCAAACGTTAAGACAGGGCTGCCTGATACACAGAAAATTGCAGATTCCCTTGATGGAAATGCAACAAAATGTGTTGTCCCCAACAATGTCCTGTATAATATTGTTGTTGCAGGGTTATGCAAATTGGGGAAGATCGATGATGCAAGAGATGTTATGAACCACTTCTCACTAAAAGGTTTTACTCCCGATGAGTTTACCTACTGCACCTTGGTCCATGGCATGTCATCGGTTGGTAAAGTTAATGAAGCTTTCAATTTGCGTGATGAGATGATAACAAAGGATCTTGTTCCAAACATTGCAGTATACAATGCTCTAATAAACGGCCTTTGTAAAGCAGGGAACATTGAACGAGCATTGAGTCTTTTCAATAAGCTTCATTCGAAAGGGTTATCTCCCAATGTTATAACTTTTAACACTCTGATAGATGGATACTATAAGATTGGTAAAACTAGTAAAGCCGTGCAACTTCTGAAGAGAATGACAGAAGAAGAAAACCTTTTGTCATAA
- the LOC107016094 gene encoding probable galacturonosyltransferase-like 1 has translation MKPQRQLPLLFIFFYFFITTTAAAAAPPQQFREAPEFYNSAECPSIENTHELICSDEAVHAAMTLDSAYIRGSMAAILSILQHSSCPQNIIFHFVASASADASHLRATILASFPYLKFEVYRFDDSSVSGLISTSIRSALDCPLNYARSYLANILPLCVRKVVYLDSDLVLVDDIAKLSETPLGEDHILAAPEYCNANFTSYFTPTFWSNPSLSLTFADRKACYFNTGVMVIDLDRWRNGDYTRKIEEWMELQKRMRIYELGSLPPFLLVFAGNIAPVDHKWNQHGLGGDNFRGLCRDLHPGPVSLLHWSGKGKPWARLDANRPCPLDALWAPYDLLKPPFSFDS, from the coding sequence ATGAAGCCACAAAGACAGCTCCccttgttatttattttcttttactttttcatcACCACCACCGCCGCCGCCGCTGCGCCACCGCAACAGTTCCGAGAAGCGCCTGAATTCTACAACTCAGCTGAATGTCCTTCAATTGAAAATACCCATGAATTAATTTGCTCCGATGAAGCTGTTCATGCAGCAATGACACTCGATTCCGCTTATATCCGTGGATCAATGGCGGCTATTCTCTCAATTCTTCAACATTCTTCTTGCCCACAAAACATAATTTTTCACTTCGTTGCTTCCGCATCCGCAGACGCGTCACATCTACGCGCCACCATTTTAGCTTCATTTCCTTATTTGAAATTCGAAGTTTATCGATTCGACGATTCCTCTGTTTCCGGTTTGATTTCAACTTCTATTCGTTCAGCTCTCGATTGCCCTTTGAACTATGCGAGAAGTTATTTAGCTAATATTTTACCTTTATGTGTTCGGAAAGTTGTGTATTTGGATTCCGATTTGGTTTTAGTTGACGATATTGCGAAGCTATCAGAAACTCCACTTGGGGAAGATCATATACTTGCTGCTCCTGAATACTGTAATGCGAATTTCACTTCGTATTTTACTCCGACTTTCTGGTCTAACCCATCTCTATCTCTTACATTTGCGGATCGGAAAGCTTGTTATTTCAATACAGGGGTAATGGTAATCGATCTCGATCGATGGAGAAATGGTGATTATACAAGGAAGATTGAAGAATGGATGGAATTACAAAAACGTATGAGAATTTACGAATTGGGTTCGTTACCGCCGTTTTTGCTTGTGTTCGCCGGAAATATAGCTCCGGTAGATCATAAATGGAATCAACATGGACTTGGTGGAGACAATTTTCGAGGACTCTGTAGAGATTTACATCCAGGTCCGGTAAGTTTACTGCATTGGAGTGGAAAAGGAAAACCTTGGGCTAGGCTTGATGCTAATCGGCCATGTCCGTTAGATGCTCTTTGGGCTCCTTATGATCTGTTAAAACCTCCATTTTCGTTCGATTCTTGA